The following are encoded in a window of Paraburkholderia sp. HP33-1 genomic DNA:
- the gspL gene encoding type II secretion system protein GspL, with amino-acid sequence MSTLIVLLPPRDPAVPSQEWQLPELTFLLLDKAGRTQRAGRSALALLPRASTTVLMVAARDLLLMPATLPPLRGPKLRQALPNIVEDQLIQDPQTCHIAVDPQRLGDGRHLLAIVDRGWFRFVCEAFTAAGHRSLRAVPVTRCLPQAPVAEVAASVDETADAREPVVAPEAPAIVPMVAAVLGAVVQTAPALLLEGAVDSGVPRVELAIARGAQGEGLAAPANAVNATLAALAGAAPVSLYMLTEVPGNEPSHTTTSPARLAAHIHGASPLPFEQLARRALECRFDLCQFEFASQPWRLDRATLRRLRLPIGLAIAALVVAIIGANVQWLMLSRQRDAINTQMTELLLNTFPKTTVVLDAPDQMARQVQQLRVAAGELSPEDFLSIADGLARSLSPLPVNGIAALDYHDHRLDVTFKPAIKVDPDFAKRLARNGLTGAIDSSTGKWTIRNGQ; translated from the coding sequence TTGAGCACGCTGATCGTCCTATTGCCGCCGCGTGATCCGGCGGTGCCCTCGCAGGAATGGCAACTGCCCGAGCTGACATTTCTGCTGCTCGATAAGGCGGGGCGCACGCAGCGCGCCGGCCGCTCGGCGCTCGCGCTACTGCCGCGCGCGAGCACGACGGTGCTGATGGTCGCCGCGCGCGACCTGCTGCTGATGCCCGCGACGCTGCCGCCGCTACGCGGCCCGAAGCTGCGCCAGGCATTGCCTAATATCGTCGAGGATCAACTGATCCAGGACCCGCAGACCTGCCATATCGCGGTCGATCCGCAGAGGCTCGGCGATGGCCGGCACCTGCTCGCGATCGTCGATCGCGGCTGGTTCCGTTTCGTCTGCGAGGCGTTCACAGCGGCCGGTCATCGCAGTCTGCGCGCGGTGCCGGTCACGCGTTGCCTGCCGCAGGCGCCGGTGGCCGAAGTGGCCGCGAGCGTCGATGAAACAGCCGACGCGCGCGAGCCGGTGGTGGCGCCCGAAGCGCCGGCCATCGTGCCGATGGTGGCGGCAGTGCTCGGTGCGGTGGTGCAGACCGCGCCCGCGCTGCTGCTCGAAGGCGCGGTCGACAGCGGCGTGCCGCGCGTCGAACTGGCGATTGCGCGCGGCGCGCAGGGCGAAGGCCTCGCGGCGCCTGCCAACGCGGTCAATGCAACCCTCGCCGCGCTCGCCGGTGCGGCTCCGGTCTCGCTGTACATGCTGACCGAGGTGCCCGGCAACGAGCCGAGCCACACCACGACGAGTCCCGCACGGCTCGCCGCGCACATCCACGGCGCGAGTCCTCTGCCGTTCGAACAGCTCGCGCGGCGCGCGCTCGAATGCCGCTTCGACCTGTGCCAGTTCGAGTTCGCGTCGCAGCCGTGGCGCCTCGATCGTGCGACGCTGCGGCGTCTGCGTCTTCCGATCGGACTCGCAATCGCCGCGCTCGTCGTCGCGATCATCGGCGCGAACGTGCAGTGGCTGATGCTCTCGCGTCAGCGCGACGCGATCAACACGCAGATGACGGAGTTGCTGCTCAACACGTTCCCGAAGACGACCGTCGTGCTCGACGCGCCAGATCAGATGGCGCGTCAGGTGCAGCAATTGCGGGTCGCGGCGGGCGAGTTGTCGCCGGAGGATTTCCTGTCCATCGCTGACGGTCTCGCGCGTTCGCTGTCGCCTCTGCCGGTCAACGGCATCGCCGCGCTCGACTATCACGACCACCGCCTCGACGTGACCTTCAAACCCGCGATCAAGGTCGACCCCGACTTTGCCAAGCGCCTCGCGCGCAACGGCCTCACCGGCGCGATCGACAGCAGTACCGGAAAGTGGACCATCAGGAACGGACAATGA
- a CDS encoding efflux transporter outer membrane subunit — MQSDRIARARAFAPRVLTLAISAACATLVAACAVGPNYQRPATQIPASFKEAAPGWKVAEPADQHDRGNWWAIYEDPKLNELVDKLNAANQTIAQFAANYRQARALVGEARAAYFPTIGASAGVTRSGNGTQTGGNATTATSRAGISNSFNVQMQASWEPDLWGSVTRSVNAQTAGQQGAAADLANARLSAQATLAQTYFLLRALDSTQKLLDDTVEAYQRSLQLTQNQYAAGVAARSDVIQAQTQLQSAQAAAIDNGIQRAQDEHAIAVLIGVPASTFSLPPMPLTATPPAVPAQMPSALLERRPDIASAERKAAAANEQIGVAIAAFFPSLTLSATGGFENSVFSQLLTLPSRFWTLGPQLAGTIFDAGLRQAKTEAARATYDADVATYRQTVLAAFQDVEDNLASLRILEQEIVVQRQAVDSARQALAIVTNEYKAGTVGFVNVLTAQTTAFTAEQKLETIAGQRMVSSVGLVKALGGGWDVSQMDRETGDVAAPAPLPASAPAAAAVAAPGATSIAQGITQSADAPQARVQSK, encoded by the coding sequence ATGCAGTCTGATCGAATCGCGCGCGCGCGGGCGTTTGCGCCGCGCGTCCTGACCCTCGCCATCAGCGCGGCCTGCGCGACGCTCGTCGCCGCCTGCGCGGTCGGCCCGAACTATCAGCGGCCGGCCACCCAGATCCCCGCGTCGTTCAAGGAAGCCGCGCCCGGCTGGAAGGTCGCCGAACCGGCCGATCAACACGACCGCGGCAACTGGTGGGCGATCTACGAAGACCCGAAGCTCAACGAACTCGTAGACAAGCTCAACGCCGCGAACCAGACCATCGCGCAATTCGCCGCGAACTACCGGCAGGCGCGCGCGCTCGTCGGCGAAGCGCGCGCCGCGTACTTCCCGACGATCGGTGCGTCGGCGGGCGTGACACGCTCCGGCAACGGCACGCAAACCGGCGGCAATGCGACGACGGCGACGAGCCGCGCCGGCATCAGCAACAGCTTCAACGTCCAGATGCAGGCGAGCTGGGAACCGGACCTGTGGGGCTCGGTCACGCGCTCGGTCAACGCACAGACAGCCGGCCAGCAAGGTGCGGCCGCCGACCTCGCGAACGCGCGCCTGTCGGCGCAAGCCACGCTCGCGCAGACCTACTTCCTGCTACGCGCGCTCGATTCCACGCAAAAGCTGCTAGACGACACCGTCGAGGCCTATCAGCGCTCGCTGCAGCTCACACAGAATCAGTACGCGGCCGGCGTCGCCGCGCGCTCGGACGTGATCCAGGCGCAAACCCAGCTGCAATCGGCGCAGGCCGCCGCGATCGACAATGGCATCCAGCGCGCGCAGGACGAGCACGCGATCGCGGTGCTGATCGGCGTGCCCGCGTCGACGTTCTCGCTGCCGCCGATGCCGCTCACCGCGACGCCACCCGCCGTGCCCGCGCAAATGCCGTCTGCGCTGCTCGAACGCAGGCCGGATATCGCGTCCGCGGAACGCAAGGCCGCTGCGGCGAACGAGCAGATCGGCGTGGCGATCGCCGCGTTCTTCCCGTCGCTGACGCTGTCGGCGACCGGCGGCTTCGAGAACTCAGTGTTCTCGCAACTGCTGACCTTGCCGTCGCGCTTCTGGACGCTCGGCCCGCAACTGGCCGGAACGATCTTCGACGCCGGCCTGCGCCAGGCGAAAACCGAGGCCGCGCGCGCCACCTACGACGCCGATGTCGCGACCTATCGGCAAACGGTGCTCGCCGCGTTCCAGGACGTCGAGGACAACCTCGCGTCGCTGCGCATCCTCGAGCAGGAAATCGTCGTGCAGCGGCAGGCGGTCGACTCGGCGCGCCAGGCGCTGGCGATCGTCACGAACGAGTACAAGGCGGGTACGGTCGGTTTCGTCAACGTGCTGACCGCGCAGACCACGGCATTCACGGCCGAACAGAAGCTCGAGACCATCGCCGGGCAGCGGATGGTGTCGTCGGTGGGTCTCGTGAAGGCGCTCGGCGGCGGCTGGGACGTGTCGCAGATGGATCGCGAGACCGGCGATGTCGCCGCGCCCGCACCGCTGCCGGCGTCGGCTCCAGCGGCTGCCGCAGTGGCGGCACCCGGCGCGACGTCCATCGCGCAAGGCATCACGCAAAGCGCAGACGCGCCGCAAGCGCGGGTGCAGAGCAAATAA
- a CDS encoding VOC family protein, with product MKIHIREIDHVVIRATHADTLSRFYCDVLGCSVEKEQRELGLTQLRAGRSLIDVLQAGAKLDRAENGAAGAGRNMDHLCLRVESFDADALKAHLSAHGARLGEQGVRYGADGFGPSLYLFDPEGNMVELKGPPEAARVTSL from the coding sequence ATGAAAATCCACATTCGCGAGATCGACCACGTCGTGATCCGCGCGACCCACGCCGACACGTTGTCGCGCTTTTACTGCGACGTGCTCGGTTGCAGCGTTGAAAAGGAGCAGCGCGAACTTGGCCTCACACAACTGCGCGCGGGACGTTCGCTGATCGATGTGCTGCAGGCCGGTGCGAAGCTGGATCGCGCGGAAAACGGCGCGGCGGGAGCGGGACGCAACATGGATCACCTGTGTCTGCGCGTCGAGTCGTTCGACGCCGACGCGCTGAAGGCGCATCTGAGCGCGCATGGCGCGCGGCTCGGCGAACAGGGGGTGCGTTATGGTGCGGACGGCTTCGGACCGTCGCTGTATCTGTTCGACCCGGAGGGCAACATGGTCGAACTGAAGGGGCCGCCGGAAGCGGCACGGGTCACATCGCTCTGA
- the gshA gene encoding glutamate--cysteine ligase produces the protein MPNTTPSRATDALSHRLSVLGSGPQRDALIRGLRGIERESLRVTRDGQLAMTPHPRALGSALTHPSLTTDYSEALLELITPAEQDVAETLAQLDLLHRFVYAELGDEILWNNSMPGLLPATDDGIPIAHYGTSNIGKLKYVYRVGLALRYGRTMQCIAGIHYNYSLNEEVWRLLHADQRSTANTVDFQSDRYLALIRNFRRTNWLLMYLFGASPALDRRFLRDRKHTLDTFDADTLYRPYATSLRMSDLGYSNTTAQAALRADYDTLPGYLDALSKAVSQPYPAYEKIGTQRDGEWVQINTNVLQIENEFYSTIRPKRVTYPGERPLHALAARGVQYVEVRCMDIDPFEPTGISLETSRFLDAYLLVCALDDSAPLPPLAYTEANQNFGRMTMEGRKPGLELIRDGKPVAMTDWANELLAKIDAAAAVLDSLNGGDEHARTVAAQRAKLADVSLTPSARVLQTMRDRQQSFLAFGLAQSEAHAAYFRARPLDAAQSKAFADLALQSLDEQAKLEREEVGSFDAFVAAYRAYTLNRFSV, from the coding sequence ATGCCAAACACGACACCTTCCCGCGCGACCGACGCGCTTTCGCACCGCTTGTCCGTGCTCGGCTCGGGCCCGCAGCGCGATGCGCTGATACGCGGTCTGCGCGGCATCGAGAGGGAAAGCCTGCGCGTGACGCGCGACGGCCAGCTCGCCATGACGCCGCATCCGCGCGCGCTCGGCTCGGCGCTGACCCATCCGTCGCTCACAACCGACTACTCCGAGGCGCTGCTCGAGCTGATTACCCCGGCCGAGCAGGACGTCGCCGAAACGCTCGCGCAGCTCGACCTGCTGCATCGCTTCGTCTACGCGGAGCTCGGCGACGAAATCCTGTGGAACAACTCGATGCCGGGCCTGTTGCCCGCCACCGACGACGGCATTCCGATCGCGCACTATGGGACGTCGAATATCGGCAAGCTGAAGTACGTGTATCGCGTCGGCCTCGCATTGCGCTATGGCCGCACGATGCAATGCATCGCCGGCATCCACTACAACTATTCGCTGAACGAAGAAGTGTGGCGACTGCTGCACGCCGATCAGCGATCCACCGCGAACACCGTCGACTTCCAGTCCGACCGCTACCTCGCGCTGATCCGCAATTTCCGGCGCACCAACTGGCTGCTGATGTATCTGTTTGGCGCATCGCCGGCGCTCGATCGTCGATTTCTCCGCGATCGCAAACACACGCTCGACACGTTCGATGCCGACACGCTGTATCGCCCGTACGCGACGAGCCTGCGCATGAGCGACCTTGGCTATTCGAACACCACCGCGCAAGCCGCGCTGCGCGCCGACTACGACACGCTGCCCGGCTATCTCGACGCGCTCTCGAAGGCCGTCAGCCAGCCTTACCCGGCCTACGAGAAGATCGGCACGCAACGCGACGGCGAGTGGGTGCAGATCAACACCAACGTGCTGCAGATCGAAAACGAGTTCTATTCGACGATTCGTCCGAAGCGGGTCACGTATCCGGGCGAGCGGCCGCTGCATGCGCTCGCCGCGCGCGGCGTGCAATACGTCGAGGTGCGTTGCATGGACATCGATCCGTTTGAGCCGACCGGCATTTCCCTTGAAACGTCGCGCTTTCTCGACGCTTACCTGCTCGTGTGCGCGCTCGACGACAGCGCGCCGCTACCGCCGCTCGCCTACACGGAAGCGAACCAGAACTTCGGCCGCATGACGATGGAAGGTCGCAAGCCCGGCCTCGAGCTGATCCGCGACGGCAAGCCGGTCGCAATGACCGACTGGGCCAACGAACTGCTCGCGAAAATCGACGCCGCGGCCGCGGTGCTCGACAGCCTGAACGGCGGCGACGAACATGCGCGCACGGTCGCCGCGCAACGCGCGAAGCTCGCGGACGTGTCGCTGACGCCGTCGGCGCGCGTGCTGCAAACGATGCGCGACCGGCAGCAGAGCTTCCTCGCGTTCGGCCTCGCCCAAAGCGAAGCGCACGCCGCGTACTTCCGCGCGCGTCCGCTCGACGCCGCGCAGTCCAAGGCGTTTGCAGACCTCGCGCTGCAATCGCTCGACGAACAGGCGAAGCTCGAACGCGAAGAAGTCGGTTCGTTCGATGCGTTCGTGGCTGCGTATCGGGCCTATACGCTCAATCGCTTTAGCGTCTGA
- a CDS encoding DNA-3-methyladenine glycosylase family protein, with translation MSTLNDVATLELPFKAPFDWPRLLRFFSGRATPGVEAVEDGAYRRAIDWNGDSGTLSVRLHPRKRCIIASIEGPASRHADALSTPVAKMFDLRADPKKIAAALASDPWLAPLVAAVPGLRVPGAWSGFELVVRAIVGQQVSVKAATTIIGRLVQRAGERIDGHPHENTAWRFPTPAALAGADLAQIGMPGKRVAALQGFARAVASGDVPLDSDAIDAASLRAALLALAGIGPWTVEYVAMRAWRDPDAWPASDLVLMQSICARDPSLVRPAQQRSRTDTWRPYRAYAAMHLWNEVADRAGAARGG, from the coding sequence TTGAGCACGCTTAACGACGTCGCAACGCTCGAATTACCGTTCAAGGCACCGTTCGACTGGCCTCGGCTGCTGCGGTTTTTCAGCGGCCGCGCGACGCCCGGCGTCGAGGCCGTCGAGGACGGCGCGTATCGCCGCGCGATCGACTGGAACGGTGACAGCGGCACGCTCAGCGTGCGGCTGCATCCGCGCAAGCGCTGCATCATCGCGAGCATCGAAGGGCCGGCGAGTCGTCACGCCGATGCGCTCTCGACGCCAGTCGCGAAGATGTTCGATCTGCGTGCTGATCCGAAGAAGATCGCCGCCGCGCTCGCCTCGGACCCGTGGCTCGCGCCGCTCGTCGCTGCGGTCCCCGGTTTGCGTGTGCCGGGCGCGTGGTCGGGCTTCGAGCTGGTGGTGCGTGCGATCGTCGGTCAGCAGGTCAGCGTGAAGGCCGCGACGACGATCATCGGGCGGCTCGTGCAGCGCGCGGGCGAACGCATCGACGGGCATCCACATGAAAACACCGCGTGGCGTTTTCCGACGCCGGCCGCGCTCGCCGGAGCCGATCTCGCGCAGATTGGCATGCCGGGCAAACGCGTCGCTGCGTTGCAGGGCTTCGCGCGCGCGGTCGCGAGCGGCGACGTGCCGCTCGACAGCGATGCCATCGACGCCGCAAGCCTGCGCGCCGCATTGCTTGCGCTCGCGGGCATCGGGCCCTGGACCGTCGAATACGTCGCGATGCGCGCATGGCGTGATCCCGACGCATGGCCCGCGTCGGATCTCGTGCTGATGCAATCGATCTGCGCGCGCGATCCATCGCTCGTGCGGCCCGCGCAGCAGCGCAGCCGCACCGACACGTGGCGGCCTTATCGCGCGTATGCCGCGATGCATCTGTGGAACGAGGTCGCTGATCGGGCTGGCGCGGCGCGCGGCGGATGA
- a CDS encoding DHA2 family efflux MFS transporter permease subunit: MDTTASNAALPVTEPVPLQGGALALLTVGLALGTFMEVLDTSIANVAVPTISGSLGVATSQGTWVISSYSVASAIAVPLTGWLARRVGEVRLFTLSVLLFTIASAACGFAHNFESLIAFRLVQGLVSGPMVPLSQTILMRSYPPAKRGLALGLWAMTVICAPIFGPVMGGYITDNFTWPWIFYINVPIGLFSAFCAYLLLRGRETQTTRQRIDVIGLVLLVTGVSCLQMMLDLGKDRDWFNSTFIATLGVIALVSIAFLLVWELTEKEPIVDLSLFKDRNFALGVVIISFGFMAFFGSVVIFPLWLQTVMGYTAGLAGLATAPVGLLALFLSPMIGKNMHRLNLRMVASFAFIVFAIVSFWNSTFTLDVPFGHVILPRLVQGIGVACFFVPMTTITLSSVPDERLASASGLSNFFRTLSGAIGTAISTTFWENDTIYHHAMLADTVNAYSANTNAYTNALAGAGLSGDSLTAQLNQVVTSQAYMMATNDFFRISCAAFIVLALLVWMTKPRNGAGASLGH; the protein is encoded by the coding sequence ATGGACACCACGGCTTCCAACGCCGCGCTGCCCGTCACCGAACCCGTCCCGCTGCAAGGCGGCGCGCTCGCGCTGCTGACCGTCGGTCTTGCACTGGGCACCTTTATGGAGGTGCTCGACACCTCGATCGCGAACGTCGCGGTGCCGACCATTTCCGGCAGCCTCGGCGTCGCGACAAGCCAGGGCACCTGGGTGATCTCGTCGTACTCGGTCGCCTCGGCCATCGCCGTGCCGCTGACCGGCTGGCTCGCGCGACGCGTCGGCGAGGTGCGACTTTTCACGCTGTCGGTACTGCTGTTCACGATCGCATCGGCGGCCTGCGGTTTCGCGCATAACTTCGAATCGCTGATCGCGTTCCGGCTCGTGCAAGGGCTCGTGTCCGGGCCGATGGTGCCGCTGTCGCAGACGATCCTGATGCGCTCCTACCCGCCCGCGAAGCGCGGCCTCGCGCTCGGCTTATGGGCGATGACCGTGATCTGCGCGCCGATCTTCGGCCCGGTGATGGGCGGCTACATCACGGATAATTTCACGTGGCCGTGGATCTTCTATATCAACGTGCCGATCGGCCTGTTCTCGGCGTTCTGCGCGTACCTGCTGCTACGGGGCCGCGAGACGCAGACGACGCGCCAGCGCATCGACGTGATCGGCCTCGTGTTGCTGGTGACCGGTGTGTCGTGTCTGCAGATGATGCTCGACCTCGGCAAGGACCGCGACTGGTTCAACTCGACGTTCATCGCCACGCTCGGCGTGATCGCGCTCGTGTCGATAGCGTTCCTGCTCGTGTGGGAGTTGACGGAGAAGGAGCCGATCGTCGACCTGTCGCTGTTCAAGGATCGCAACTTCGCGCTCGGCGTGGTGATCATCTCGTTCGGCTTCATGGCGTTCTTCGGCTCGGTGGTGATCTTCCCGCTGTGGCTGCAAACGGTGATGGGCTATACGGCCGGCCTCGCGGGTCTCGCCACGGCGCCGGTCGGATTGCTCGCGCTGTTCCTGTCGCCGATGATCGGCAAGAACATGCATCGGCTGAATCTGCGCATGGTCGCGAGCTTCGCGTTTATCGTGTTCGCGATCGTGTCGTTCTGGAACTCGACGTTCACGCTCGACGTGCCGTTCGGCCACGTGATCCTGCCGCGGCTCGTACAGGGCATCGGCGTCGCGTGCTTCTTCGTGCCGATGACGACGATTACGCTGTCCAGCGTGCCCGACGAGCGTCTTGCGAGCGCCTCGGGTTTGTCGAACTTCTTCCGCACGTTGTCGGGCGCGATCGGCACGGCGATCAGCACGACCTTCTGGGAAAACGACACGATCTACCACCACGCGATGCTGGCCGATACGGTCAACGCATATTCGGCGAACACCAATGCCTATACGAATGCGCTCGCGGGCGCGGGGTTGTCCGGCGACAGCCTGACCGCGCAGCTGAACCAGGTGGTAACGAGCCAGGCGTACATGATGGCCACCAACGACTTCTTCCGCATCTCGTGCGCGGCGTTTATCGTGCTGGCATTGCTCGTGTGGATGACGAAGCCGCGCAACGGTGCCGGGGCTTCGTTAGGACACTGA
- a CDS encoding MarR family winged helix-turn-helix transcriptional regulator: MTDGPYKADEVELTSSLGYYLTKARNVLVERTDRAVKPLGLTAQQIGVILMLSSRRASTPFELSRAMSYDSGSMTRLLDRLEKKGFVVRTRSSDDRRMVKLELTPQGHDAARQLPNLGATVLNDQLRGFTAEEHATLIHLLARFIANGPEGEAGVGCGPAPQPDEPQT, from the coding sequence ATGACTGATGGCCCCTACAAAGCGGACGAGGTCGAGCTCACGAGCAGTCTCGGCTACTACCTGACGAAAGCGCGTAACGTGCTGGTGGAGCGCACGGACCGCGCGGTCAAGCCGCTCGGGCTCACCGCGCAACAGATCGGCGTGATTCTGATGCTGTCGTCGCGGCGCGCGAGCACGCCATTCGAGCTGTCGCGCGCGATGTCGTACGACAGCGGTTCGATGACGCGTCTGCTCGACCGCCTGGAAAAAAAGGGCTTCGTCGTGCGCACGCGCAGCAGTGACGACCGTCGCATGGTGAAGCTGGAGTTGACTCCCCAGGGCCATGACGCCGCGCGGCAATTGCCGAATCTGGGGGCGACCGTGCTGAACGATCAATTGCGCGGCTTTACGGCCGAAGAGCACGCGACGCTGATTCACCTGCTCGCCCGTTTCATCGCGAACGGTCCCGAGGGAGAAGCCGGCGTGGGCTGCGGACCGGCGCCCCAGCCCGACGAGCCACAGACTTGA
- a CDS encoding type II secretion system protein N, translating into MNYWMWRLRVALPWLVVAILSVAAVTLALLPAAWITPQFARQTHGHVNLVDAEGSLWHGSATLMLAAGSDMSAATMLPGRIEWRTAFWPLFTGRVRMVMRQSEAMPDPITVDATLRGATVTPGVLVVPASLLAGLGAPFNTLDLQGNVQLSWSDWRSFNGEAFGQLTMMLDDLSSRVSLVKPLGSYRVRFQAQGMSSALDLSTVKGPLTLNGTGTVSAASTSFRGTASAAPEQHDNLAGLLNLLGRPSGPDTVALTFVH; encoded by the coding sequence ATGAATTACTGGATGTGGCGCCTGCGTGTGGCGCTGCCGTGGCTGGTCGTGGCCATTTTGTCGGTCGCGGCCGTGACGCTCGCGTTGCTGCCGGCCGCCTGGATTACGCCGCAGTTCGCGCGGCAAACGCACGGGCATGTCAATCTCGTCGACGCCGAGGGCTCGCTGTGGCACGGCTCGGCGACGCTGATGCTGGCCGCCGGTTCCGATATGAGCGCGGCGACAATGCTGCCTGGGCGGATCGAATGGCGCACCGCCTTCTGGCCGCTTTTCACCGGGCGTGTGCGCATGGTCATGCGGCAAAGCGAAGCGATGCCCGACCCGATCACGGTCGATGCGACACTGCGCGGGGCAACCGTCACGCCGGGCGTGCTCGTGGTGCCGGCGTCGCTGCTCGCGGGGCTCGGCGCGCCGTTCAACACGCTCGATCTGCAGGGCAACGTGCAGCTGTCGTGGTCCGACTGGCGTAGCTTCAACGGCGAAGCGTTCGGACAACTGACGATGATGCTCGACGACCTCAGCTCACGCGTGTCGCTCGTGAAGCCGCTCGGGTCGTACCGGGTCAGGTTTCAGGCGCAGGGCATGTCGTCGGCGCTCGATCTGAGCACGGTGAAGGGACCGTTGACGCTGAACGGCACCGGCACGGTCTCGGCCGCATCGACGTCGTTTCGTGGCACGGCGAGCGCCGCGCCGGAGCAGCACGACAACCTCGCCGGCCTGCTGAATCTGCTTGGCCGGCCGAGCGGACCGGATACGGTGGCGCTGACGTTCGTGCACTGA
- a CDS encoding type II secretion system protein M encodes MKAELAQTWAGFWEQRTDREKALLTWGGAALAVAIAWSVLWAPAQEGRAHLHESLPSLQRQLAQMTSQANEARSLSAAAQGVAPTGAALKDALSASLGEHGLAATQVQFVGNAVQVQMKNVAFPAWTTWVDDVRKQFKVQVSEAHITALKDDGQVDLTVALQPSTAK; translated from the coding sequence ATGAAAGCTGAACTCGCTCAAACATGGGCTGGCTTCTGGGAACAGCGCACTGATCGTGAAAAAGCGCTGCTGACGTGGGGCGGCGCCGCGCTCGCCGTGGCGATCGCGTGGTCGGTGCTGTGGGCACCCGCGCAGGAAGGCCGCGCACATCTGCACGAATCGCTGCCCAGTCTGCAGCGCCAGCTCGCGCAGATGACCTCGCAGGCCAACGAGGCACGCTCGCTGTCGGCGGCCGCGCAAGGTGTCGCGCCGACCGGCGCCGCGCTCAAGGACGCGCTGAGCGCATCGCTCGGCGAGCATGGCCTCGCCGCGACGCAGGTGCAGTTCGTTGGCAACGCGGTGCAGGTGCAGATGAAAAACGTGGCGTTTCCCGCCTGGACCACGTGGGTCGATGACGTGCGCAAGCAGTTCAAGGTGCAGGTCTCAGAGGCTCACATCACGGCGTTGAAGGACGACGGCCAGGTGGACCTGACGGTGGCGCTGCAACCATCGACCGCGAAATAA
- the ada gene encoding bifunctional DNA-binding transcriptional regulator/O6-methylguanine-DNA methyltransferase Ada, whose amino-acid sequence MNATTRQFATVHTAGDVDTTQWRTDDERWDAVTHRDRDADGAFFYAVRTTGVFCRPSCASRLPHRENVAFFTDAAAARAAGFRDCKRCQPGGLPRELDIVARACAALDADPQQRLTLAQLSDAVHVSPFHLQRLFKRVVGVSPRQYQAAQRGAALRDALQGGADVTRATLDAGFGSPSRMYDSAPAELGMAPSAYRRKGAGLTVCYASAPNSLGFVLVAATDKGICKIGFGDDPAPLIDELRGEFANAELREDAGRLAPFIAQIDAYLRGTRQDFDLPLDIASTAFKQRVWDALRRIPYGETRSYSQIAEAVGSPRAVRAVASACATNPVALAIPCHRVVQKGGALAGYRWGLPRKAALLDNEAQHAGGVSAGDASRADTDAHSRNSQLDHAA is encoded by the coding sequence ATGAACGCCACCACCCGCCAATTCGCCACCGTGCACACCGCCGGCGACGTCGACACCACCCAGTGGCGCACCGACGACGAACGCTGGGACGCCGTCACGCACCGCGACCGCGACGCCGACGGCGCATTCTTCTACGCGGTCAGGACGACCGGCGTGTTCTGCCGGCCATCTTGCGCGTCGCGCCTGCCGCACCGCGAAAACGTCGCCTTCTTCACCGATGCCGCCGCTGCTCGCGCCGCGGGCTTTCGCGATTGCAAGCGCTGCCAGCCCGGCGGCCTGCCGCGCGAGCTCGACATCGTCGCTCGGGCGTGTGCCGCGCTCGACGCCGATCCGCAGCAGCGCCTCACGCTCGCGCAACTGAGCGACGCCGTGCACGTGAGCCCGTTTCATTTGCAACGCCTGTTCAAGCGCGTGGTCGGCGTGTCACCGCGTCAGTACCAGGCCGCGCAGCGCGGCGCCGCGTTGCGCGATGCGCTGCAAGGCGGCGCCGACGTCACGCGCGCGACGCTCGACGCCGGTTTCGGCTCGCCGTCGCGGATGTACGACAGCGCGCCGGCCGAGCTCGGTATGGCGCCGTCCGCGTATCGGCGCAAAGGTGCCGGGCTCACGGTGTGCTACGCGAGCGCGCCGAACTCGCTCGGCTTCGTGCTGGTCGCCGCGACAGACAAGGGCATCTGCAAGATCGGCTTCGGCGATGACCCCGCCCCGCTGATCGATGAATTGCGCGGCGAGTTCGCGAATGCCGAGCTGCGCGAAGACGCCGGGCGGCTCGCGCCGTTCATCGCGCAGATCGACGCGTATCTGCGCGGCACTCGCCAGGACTTCGACCTGCCGCTCGATATCGCCTCGACCGCATTCAAGCAGCGCGTGTGGGATGCGCTGCGGCGCATCCCGTACGGCGAGACGCGCAGCTACTCGCAGATCGCCGAGGCCGTCGGCTCGCCGCGCGCGGTGCGCGCAGTGGCCAGCGCATGCGCGACGAATCCAGTCGCGCTCGCGATTCCATGCCATCGCGTCGTGCAAAAGGGTGGGGCGCTCGCCGGCTATCGCTGGGGGCTGCCGCGCAAGGCCGCCTTGCTCGACAATGAGGCGCAGCACGCAGGCGGCGTTTCAGCCGGCGACGCGAGCCGTGCCGATACCGACGCTCATTCCCGCAACTCCCAACTGGATCACGCCGCTTGA